TGATGCGTGAACGTAAAAACAGATAAACGGCAAAACCAAAAAGAGAAAGAAGGAATAAGAACGACAGAAACACCTCCGGCTCGAATATGGAGTGAGAGAACGGGTAGTCGTAGTCCATGCGCTGGCCCACCGGCAGCACCAGCAGCCTCAGGTAGGTAACGACCACCCTCGACTGGGTTATGAGATAGGCGTAGGGGGGGACGGTCGAAAGATCCTCCACCTGTACCTTTCTAAGGAACTCCTCGTCCACCCCGTGCCTGCCCTCCCAGAGCCCCAGCTCCGGACCGAAGAGTTCGAGAGGGATTATAGCCATGGTCAAAAGGAAAGGGAGCAACGGTAAGAACTGTGTCCGTGGCCGTAGTTCGTGTCCGTTAAAGGAACGGCCGAAAAACGTAAACTCGTAAAGTATGATTACGGCGGGCAGGGTAAAGCTTATCTCCTTTGTCTTCATGGCGAGTACGGCCGAGACGAGCGAGAAGAGATATAAAGCCGCCCGACCCTTCAACTCCGGAGAGAGCCTCCATTTGACGTAGAGGGCAAGTGAGAGCAGGTAGAAGAGTACGGCAAGCGACGTGAACCTCTGTGTTATGTAGGTAACGGCCTGGGTCTGGACCGGGTGTGAGATAAAGACAAGGGCCGAAGCGAGTGCCACGAAGTACTTAAGGCTCGGGTCTACCCCGGTCCGCTCCATGGCCGGGGCTCTGAACGTCAGAAGGACAAGCCACCACACCAGCAAACCGTTTATCGTATGTATCGCCACGTTAGTCAGGTGGTATCCGAAGGTCGAGTACTCGCTGGCGGCGTAGTTAAGGGCGAAGGAGAGGAAGGCCACGTACCTCGTGCCCGAGAGGTCGAGGAAGCTTCCGAGCTCTCGCACCGCCGGGTTTCCCAGTATGTACATGCGGTCGTCCACGAGGAAGGGGCCCTGGAGGGCGTTGGAGTAGACAAGTATTGCGGTTACAACTATACCCATGACGGCTGCAAGCCGTCCCCACCTTCCAGAGAGTATCGTTTCTTCGTTGCCGCTCATCTTCTACAGGCTACCTGTTACCGGCCGGAGAGGGAAGCCCGGAGCCTCTTTGCCTCTTCGTTCCGTCCCGCCAGGTCGTGGGCGAGGCCGAGGTAGTTGCGCACCCTCGCCTTGCGCAGGGATTTTTCCACTGCGTCCCCCCAGAGCGCAAACCCGT
The Thermodesulfobacteriota bacterium DNA segment above includes these coding regions:
- a CDS encoding tetratricopeptide repeat protein, giving the protein MSGNEETILSGRWGRLAAVMGIVVTAILVYSNALQGPFLVDDRMYILGNPAVRELGSFLDLSGTRYVAFLSFALNYAASEYSTFGYHLTNVAIHTINGLLVWWLVLLTFRAPAMERTGVDPSLKYFVALASALVFISHPVQTQAVTYITQRFTSLAVLFYLLSLALYVKWRLSPELKGRAALYLFSLVSAVLAMKTKEISFTLPAVIILYEFTFFGRSFNGHELRPRTQFLPLLPFLLTMAIIPLELFGPELGLWEGRHGVDEEFLRKVQVEDLSTVPPYAYLITQSRVVVTYLRLLVLPVGQRMDYDYPFSHSIFEPEVFLSFLFLLSLFGFAVYLFLRSRITHHAHGLLASFGIIWFFITLSIESSIIPIKDPIAEHRLYLPLAGLSVSFAAAVSYLSGAFRRGRGGRGAWVAVLVIVAALSVAAHTRNRVWADELTFWHDEVSKSPGKATVHDGLGLAYQRMGRAGDALREFEEAVALGPGYAGIHNNLGILYFELGRMDDAVREFEAAVRLVPGFAEAHNNLAGIYYVQGRLDEAIEEYREALRLSPGYAEIHYNLAIVYKKKGLTEEAAREIEALLQIRPDHEEAKRLRASLSGR